The following is a genomic window from Bacteroidia bacterium.
ATAGAGAAAATAAGATTAGGTTTCTGCAAATATAGGGGAAAATCCCTCCAGCATTTCTACAATCTTGCGGGCATTTCTCTCATTGTTAAATGACAAATTAAGCGAGGCTTTACGCTGCGCGATATCTATTTCGGTGAATGCCTGACGGAATAAATCTTTAATCTGTTCCTGAAATTCATGGGGCTCATTGGCCACCACACAGTTAAACTCCAGTCCTGTACGGCTTACCATCAGGGAGTTTGCGACACAAAATCTCCCGGTAAACAAACTGTTGATTAGCTTTAACTTGATACCCGTAGCCTGAAAAGTAGGCAAAACATGCACATGTGCCTCCCGCAATAAATCCATCATTTCTGCTTCTCCGGGGTTATGACGCAGAGAGATATGATCAAACCGGTTGATCGCTTCGATAAGTTCTGGCATAGGCTCAGCCCCCGCGATAATCAGCGGAATCTTCATATCCGCAAATACCTCATAAATCAGAAACAATGCCGCCTCATGGTTTTCGGGCACGCTGAGTTTTCCGTGGTAGATACAATATTTTCCACTACCCGCTTTACTCAGCACGGATGTATAGGGATGAAATGCTGGTATATAAGTGACGGTGTCAAACTTTTCCCTGTAATACTCCGTGTCTTTGGGAGAAATCGTAAGGATCTTATCTGCAAAACTGAGTATGTTTTC
Proteins encoded in this region:
- a CDS encoding glycosyltransferase; protein product: MHLHVISFDIPYPANYGGVIDVYYKIRTLVELGVKVHLHCFEYGRYPAAELDDLCEEVYYYPRKGIVSSLPVRYPHIVSSRSSDELLARLLMDDIPILFEGLHTTFYLSHPDFEQRLKIVRMHNIEWEYYYQLSQRESRYWQRKYFEAESRQLQHFENILSFADKILTISPKDTEYYREKFDTVTYIPAFHPYTSVLSKAGSGKYCIYHGKLSVPENHEAALFLIYEVFADMKIPLIIAGAEPMPELIEAINRFDHISLRHNPGEAEMMDLLREAHVHVLPTFQATGIKLKLINSLFTGRFCVANSLMVSRTGLEFNCVVANEPHEFQEQIKDLFRQAFTEIDIAQRKASLNLSFNNERNARKIVEMLEGFSPIFAET